In the genome of [Mycoplasma] phocae, one region contains:
- a CDS encoding site-specific DNA-methyltransferase, producing MADDKEEIAASKFVYRDKFSRNGWLNMMNERLIMARKLLKEDGVIFVSIDDSEQAYLKVLMDEIFGEENFVTNFLWQTNSSSMKSTNFVKSNFEYILCYVKNIFKTKGFSKQNTTTMEFNNIDSDPKDNWFSSNATYKFNENNPKTFSIKLPNGNNIVRTWRFTKDEYLSKKIPLYFNGDNVPRIKIYESEWITKKPYTNLLMNFNLQNKWITDEYKENMLNDIAIIDSFSIAKNKLNSIMPDNEFSTPKPESLIKYLINLHTNKNARVLDFFAGSGTTGHAVLELNREDGGNRSYTLVTNNENNIAKKVTYERLYRINNGIGSEGESFPWAEKNEPYNSSLNVFNLVKFNTAIDNTEDTNKKIKLKFLESASYFGIKKNDISEKDLLTDLLSLEPLEENNNATN from the coding sequence GTGGCTGATGATAAAGAAGAAATCGCGGCTTCAAAATTTGTTTACCGTGATAAATTTAGTCGCAATGGCTGACTTAACATGATGAATGAAAGATTAATAATGGCAAGAAAGCTCCTAAAGGAAGACGGAGTAATTTTTGTTTCAATTGATGACAGCGAACAGGCATATTTAAAGGTATTAATGGATGAAATTTTTGGCGAAGAGAATTTTGTGACAAATTTTTTATGACAAACCAATTCATCAAGTATGAAATCCACTAATTTTGTTAAAAGTAATTTTGAATACATTCTTTGTTATGTAAAAAATATTTTTAAAACAAAAGGTTTTAGCAAGCAAAATACAACAACAATGGAATTTAATAATATAGACAGCGATCCGAAAGACAATTGATTTAGTAGTAATGCCACATATAAATTTAATGAAAACAATCCAAAAACATTTTCAATTAAATTACCTAATGGAAATAATATAGTAAGAACATGACGTTTTACAAAAGATGAATATCTAAGTAAGAAAATCCCTTTATATTTCAATGGAGACAATGTACCTAGAATTAAAATTTATGAAAGTGAGTGAATTACAAAAAAACCATACACCAATTTGCTTATGAATTTTAATCTTCAAAATAAGTGGATAACAGACGAATATAAAGAAAATATGTTGAATGACATTGCAATTATAGATTCTTTTTCAATAGCTAAAAATAAATTGAATTCGATAATGCCAGATAATGAGTTTTCAACTCCTAAGCCAGAATCGTTAATTAAATACTTAATAAATCTTCATACTAATAAAAATGCTCGGGTTCTCGATTTTTTTGCCGGATCTGGAACAACAGGACATGCTGTTTTAGAACTTAACCGTGAAGATGGCGGGAATAGAAGCTATACTTTAGTTACTAACAATGAAAATAATATTGCTAAAAAAGTTACTTATGAAAGATTATATCGTATTAATAATGGAATTGGAAGTGAAGGCGAATCATTTCCATGAGCTGAAAAAAATGAACCTTATAACAGTTCATTAAACGTCTTTAATCTAGTTAAATTCAACACCGCTATCGACAATACTGAAGATACTAACAAAAAGATTAAATTGAAATTCTTAGAATCGGCGTCGTATTTCGGAATTAAAAAAAATGACATCTCTGAAAAAGATTTATTAACTGATTTATTGTCATTAGAACCTTTAGAGGAAAATAATAATGCAACTAACTAG
- a CDS encoding type II toxin-antitoxin system RnlB family antitoxin, with the protein MKLYLINSLKSEKFDAIITLLDYKTQISKCLKSIKINPKEINKILIDTLLCSGMNEYRFIEANLNDDGTINLINFKYVTVSNNILRIANRIVKCEPLFLKSSVLPKSQIKKIARS; encoded by the coding sequence ATGAAACTATATTTAATAAATAGTTTAAAGTCAGAAAAATTTGACGCAATAATAACATTGTTAGATTATAAAACTCAAATATCAAAATGTTTAAAATCTATTAAAATAAATCCTAAGGAAATTAATAAAATATTAATAGATACTTTGTTATGCTCAGGAATGAATGAATATCGCTTCATTGAAGCAAATTTAAATGATGATGGGACAATAAATTTAATAAATTTTAAATATGTTACTGTTAGCAATAATATATTAAGAATAGCAAATAGAATTGTAAAGTGTGAGCCTTTGTTTTTAAAAAGTTCGGTATTACCGAAATCACAAATTAAAAAAATTGCCCGAAGTTAA
- a CDS encoding ribose-phosphate pyrophosphokinase, translating into MKNKKNDNVLIFGMENSKELADDIGKFLKREIIPVQRTIFSDGESLLYSDTTVRNKTVFVICNTSKPVNDNMMNLLIFIDSLKRASAKRIICVLTYYGYSRQDRKSSGRQPITAKLVADLLEVSGVDKLITIDLHNPSIQGFFNIPVDDLRGRFIFSNELRKRKEKFVIVSPDHGGAVRARQLSELLNKEDQIAIIDKRRTAPNVSEIMGVLGNVHNQNVIIYDDIIDTGGTILNAAKVLKEQGAKKIVIAATHGLFSRGFEMFENSEIIDEVIITNSIAHSNLKHFTKLRELSMAEFLGKVIEANIQNTSITEIYDAYSSQDS; encoded by the coding sequence ATGAAAAATAAAAAAAATGACAATGTACTTATTTTTGGAATGGAAAATTCTAAGGAATTAGCAGATGACATTGGCAAGTTTTTAAAACGCGAAATTATTCCAGTACAAAGAACAATTTTTTCAGATGGTGAAAGTCTTTTATATTCAGATACAACTGTAAGAAATAAAACTGTTTTTGTTATATGTAATACTTCAAAGCCTGTAAATGACAATATGATGAATTTATTGATATTTATTGATTCTTTAAAAAGGGCTAGTGCCAAAAGAATTATATGTGTTTTAACTTACTATGGTTATTCACGTCAAGATCGTAAATCATCAGGAAGACAACCAATTACTGCAAAATTGGTTGCTGATCTATTAGAAGTTTCAGGAGTCGATAAATTAATTACTATTGATTTACACAACCCTTCAATTCAAGGTTTCTTTAACATTCCTGTTGATGATTTAAGGGGGAGATTTATTTTTTCAAATGAACTAAGAAAACGAAAAGAAAAATTTGTAATTGTTTCTCCAGATCATGGTGGAGCAGTTAGAGCTCGTCAACTTTCAGAACTTTTAAATAAAGAAGATCAAATTGCCATCATTGACAAGAGAAGAACAGCACCTAATGTATCCGAAATCATGGGGGTTTTAGGTAATGTTCACAATCAAAATGTCATTATATACGATGATATTATTGACACAGGCGGAACAATTTTAAATGCAGCAAAAGTTTTAAAAGAACAAGGTGCTAAAAAAATTGTTATTGCTGCAACACATGGATTATTCTCGCGTGGTTTTGAAATGTTTGAAAATAGTGAAATTATTGACGAAGTAATTATTACAAATTCGATTGCCCATTCTAATCTAAAGCATTTTACTAAACTACGTGAACTTTCAATGGCAGAATTTCTAGGAAAGGTTATTGAGGCTAATATACAAAATACATCAATAACCGAAATATACGATGCTTACAGCAGTCAAGACTCATAG
- a CDS encoding type III restriction endonuclease subunit M codes for MKNLLKEYIKKNNEITVFDFNNDQKQMCIEILKNVKNEKELQNVFQFLVQRVKTGFKFDIAPTTDSKSVVVLEYDKEKSFSNVLKTSENENTLIIGENYDALKNLLVLEREQGLSIIMM; via the coding sequence ATGAAAAATTTATTAAAAGAATATATTAAAAAAAATAATGAAATTACTGTCTTTGATTTTAATAATGATCAAAAGCAAATGTGCATTGAAATTTTAAAGAATGTAAAAAACGAAAAAGAGCTGCAAAATGTTTTTCAGTTTTTAGTGCAAAGAGTTAAAACTGGATTCAAATTTGACATTGCACCAACTACTGATTCAAAATCTGTAGTAGTTTTAGAATATGATAAAGAAAAATCATTTTCAAATGTACTTAAGACATCTGAAAATGAAAATACATTAATTATTGGTGAAAACTATGACGCACTAAAAAATTTACTAGTTTTAGAGAGAGAGCAGGGCTTGAGTATAATTATGATGTAA
- the rsmG gene encoding 16S rRNA (guanine(527)-N(7))-methyltransferase RsmG, with protein sequence MLTAVKTHSLFKSYLKSGNDKTFSQLHQYYELIEEENKNYNLTGFYDEKLIQEGIVESILIFDKINSEIFAFENKAVLDIGSGAGFPIIPYFIYNPQFELTIFEPQQKRVNFLNLVIKKLNLKNIKVENIRAENSLANEKFDFISARAVSELKNLVEISHHLGKLNSTFCFLKSKNYLAEINNAKWITSKLNINFQILKLNKFFEIDNVLVYYKKVNKTPQDIPRNWSQIIKDNLTKIQKN encoded by the coding sequence ATGCTTACAGCAGTCAAGACTCATAGTCTTTTTAAAAGCTATTTAAAGTCCGGTAATGATAAAACATTCTCACAATTACATCAATACTACGAGTTAATTGAAGAAGAAAATAAAAATTATAATTTAACTGGCTTTTATGATGAGAAACTAATACAAGAGGGTATTGTTGAATCAATACTGATTTTCGATAAAATTAACAGCGAAATATTTGCCTTTGAAAATAAAGCAGTTCTAGATATTGGTTCGGGTGCCGGATTTCCAATCATTCCTTATTTTATCTATAACCCGCAATTTGAACTAACAATTTTTGAACCTCAACAAAAACGAGTAAATTTTCTAAATTTAGTTATTAAAAAATTAAATTTAAAAAATATTAAAGTTGAAAACATTCGAGCTGAAAATTCACTTGCGAATGAGAAATTTGATTTCATTAGCGCAAGGGCTGTTAGCGAATTAAAAAATTTAGTTGAAATTTCTCATCATCTTGGAAAACTTAATTCAACTTTTTGTTTTCTAAAATCAAAAAATTATTTAGCAGAAATTAATAATGCTAAATGAATCACTAGTAAACTAAACATAAATTTTCAAATTTTAAAACTCAATAAATTTTTTGAAATTGATAATGTTTTAGTATACTATAAAAAAGTCAATAAAACCCCGCAGGATATACCAAGAAACTGATCTCAAATTATTAAAGACAATCTAACTAAAATTCAAAAAAATTAG
- a CDS encoding DEAD/DEAH box helicase family protein, with protein sequence MQLTSVQLRAVEELINNFSESYNFSECGKDKNTIEFKAPTGSGKTFMLANFIDRAITFNREFNSNQKIIFVIATLSSADLPKQMETNLRDYAIYLNNRDVNIQRYESPSISDKNLKDREFKFLAENEKVIIFGSSSFGKNRIFTEYGILDAFLDQIKNEDYKLVYIRDEAHYGGDGKKTSKEYETRFESKIQNAANFILKMTATPKGANKQVIITEKQLEEDNIQLLKRNQKYNFGIDNLEEDEISNIHMLNQACQQFKVLKNEYYNDREKEPGLFNINPAMLIQVSDKRKEKESEFEKNIQEIIECLNVNNLTYAKYFSSDKIDSDQRNIKSLKDISKDSSDIDVIIFKVGPATGWNIPRACMLVQLRNVSSDTLNVQTIGRIKRNPKPGYPFEPSSVANDYYVYSNNSSYKREVANFRLRPEFEKINFATGNINKELLSEAVNNKKYHDDVLAIFSQEQIIKFGKDYLNHFKKYGYLIGKEVEIADGGSNVKKSLIEQKIFNSIQLEKFVLDFKVANKNLFKSTIINSINSWFYSIIANNNNNKISLYLFWYIVAKHYLNAIRKCYKDAIQRLSLSDNIKEYIIRFSKTLPINHYVYIGKNNLKEIETLKLKYGYLNTIKKEENKHYFDSNPELNFVSNVLKYLNQNHEYEHLKIWSKNPVINGMSFEYYTEENDIKNSYPDFIFIYKGHQILVEIKSFENDYDPQKSTKLIEAYEKYIEDHISSNFDHSLSLILAYVSGKESEYMLFRGSSTIKNVKELCQSENNIASHKLENIFEKINEYIDSTK encoded by the coding sequence ATGCAACTAACTAGTGTACAATTAAGAGCAGTTGAAGAATTGATTAATAATTTTAGTGAAAGTTATAACTTTAGCGAGTGTGGCAAAGATAAAAATACAATCGAATTTAAAGCCCCAACTGGATCTGGCAAAACATTTATGCTTGCTAATTTTATTGATAGAGCAATTACTTTTAATCGCGAATTTAATAGTAATCAAAAAATTATTTTTGTCATTGCAACACTTTCATCTGCTGATTTGCCAAAGCAAATGGAAACTAATTTAAGAGACTATGCAATTTATTTAAATAATCGTGATGTAAATATTCAGCGTTATGAATCGCCATCAATTAGTGATAAGAATCTGAAGGATCGAGAATTTAAATTTCTAGCCGAAAATGAAAAAGTAATTATTTTTGGTTCATCTTCATTCGGTAAAAATCGCATTTTTACTGAATACGGAATTCTTGATGCTTTTCTTGACCAAATTAAAAATGAAGATTATAAATTAGTTTATATTCGTGATGAAGCCCACTATGGTGGTGATGGTAAAAAGACATCGAAAGAATACGAAACTAGGTTTGAATCGAAAATTCAAAACGCCGCTAATTTTATTCTAAAAATGACAGCAACCCCAAAGGGCGCTAATAAACAGGTGATTATCACCGAAAAGCAATTAGAAGAAGATAATATTCAACTTCTAAAGCGTAATCAAAAATATAATTTTGGAATTGACAATCTTGAAGAAGATGAAATTAGCAATATTCATATGCTAAATCAAGCTTGTCAACAATTCAAGGTTTTAAAAAATGAATATTATAATGACCGTGAAAAAGAACCGGGATTATTTAATATTAATCCAGCGATGTTAATTCAAGTTTCTGATAAACGAAAAGAGAAAGAGTCGGAATTTGAAAAAAATATTCAAGAGATAATTGAATGTTTAAATGTCAATAATCTTACCTATGCAAAGTATTTTAGTAGTGATAAAATTGACTCAGATCAAAGGAATATTAAGAGTCTAAAAGATATTTCAAAAGATAGTTCTGATATTGATGTCATTATCTTCAAAGTTGGACCTGCAACTGGATGAAATATTCCCCGAGCTTGTATGCTTGTGCAACTAAGAAATGTGTCTTCTGATACTCTAAATGTTCAAACAATTGGGCGAATCAAAAGAAATCCTAAACCAGGATATCCATTTGAACCATCAAGTGTTGCAAATGATTATTATGTTTATTCTAATAATTCATCTTATAAGCGTGAGGTGGCAAATTTTAGATTAAGACCAGAATTTGAAAAAATTAATTTTGCTACTGGAAATATTAATAAAGAGCTATTATCGGAAGCGGTTAATAATAAAAAATACCATGATGATGTTTTAGCGATATTTTCACAAGAACAAATTATTAAATTTGGCAAAGATTATCTAAACCATTTTAAAAAGTATGGTTATTTAATAGGCAAAGAAGTGGAAATTGCCGATGGTGGTAGTAATGTTAAAAAGAGTTTAATTGAACAAAAAATTTTTAATTCAATTCAATTAGAAAAATTTGTTCTTGATTTTAAAGTAGCTAATAAAAATTTATTTAAAAGCACAATTATTAATAGCATTAATAGCTGATTTTATAGCATCATCGCCAATAACAACAACAATAAAATTTCACTTTATCTATTCTGATATATTGTTGCTAAACATTATTTAAATGCCATTCGCAAATGTTATAAAGATGCCATTCAACGTTTATCACTTTCCGATAATATTAAAGAATATATTATTAGATTCTCTAAAACCTTACCCATTAATCATTATGTGTATATTGGGAAAAATAATTTAAAGGAAATTGAGACATTAAAATTAAAATATGGCTATTTAAATACCATTAAAAAAGAAGAAAATAAACATTATTTTGATAGTAACCCTGAGTTAAATTTTGTTTCTAATGTTCTTAAATATTTAAATCAAAATCATGAATATGAGCATCTTAAAATATGGTCAAAAAACCCCGTAATTAATGGGATGAGTTTTGAATATTACACCGAAGAGAACGATATTAAAAATTCATATCCTGATTTTATCTTTATATACAAAGGACATCAAATTCTAGTAGAAATTAAAAGTTTCGAAAATGACTATGATCCACAAAAATCGACGAAATTAATTGAGGCCTACGAAAAATATATCGAAGATCATATTTCATCAAATTTCGACCATAGTCTTTCATTGATTTTAGCTTATGTTAGTGGTAAAGAATCGGAATATATGTTGTTTAGAGGTTCAAGTACAATTAAAAACGTTAAAGAACTATGTCAATCAGAAAATAATATTGCATCACATAAACTTGAAAATATTTTTGAAAAAATTAATGAGTATATTGACTCAACAAAATAA
- a CDS encoding cation-translocating P-type ATPase translates to MLLKNKKNQNQSNLIVDKEKYLGTDIHKGLNIEEAKSRQEIFGKNEIAAPKKINPFIAYISQFKDILVIILLLAALLSYILAIVDGVRGNWNWSENNNRLLIQFIEPSIILLVVLTNSAVGAVQEIKSAQAIDALRKLSPLQTKVIRNGNLIVIDAIDVVVGDIVLVESGDIIPADGQLLNSSNLSVIESSLTGESEPAQKDHSAKVDMSLSMADRKFMVYSSTIVATGTAHFIVTEIGKQTEIGRISNLVNNQKETMSPLQIKITKLGKIFGYVGLGLFALSLLVQIIFQAASGNSFNSTIFWSTSIVNAISLAVAAIPEGLIAFSSIILAIGVQRMAKKKAIVKDLLAVESLGSCAIICSDKTGTLTQNKMSIIDYYDGKNINSENKLDNQIIKKIIEYGSLCSEANLIVENNEHKIAGDPTEISFLYELENQNENKYKSELSQKYPRLFVIPFDSDRKLMTTINKIDNQNVVITKGAPDILLAQCSNLSKKEYEQAIHVNNLWSSKAYRVLAIASKVIDDKSLSEIKDQDNQNNLESNLSFIGLVAMIDPPRESAKMSIQECVAAGIKPIMITGDSINTAMAIATELGIYSKDRDLAISGSDLDKISDEDLTANIEKYSVYARVKPEDKLRIVSAWQKRDQVVAMTGDGVNDAPALKAADIGCAMGITGTEASKQAANMILADDNFSTIVHAVDNGRTIYQKIKNVIQNLLITSVAEIILVFFGLLIFKAVFSTQEWKAALGDQELYILSATQLLWINLFTHGIPAIALGLQDSKENYMNRRPISKYESIFAKGMGINTLWQGILIGILSLVAYYLGALYALKNNNGQNILQAGSTLAFLVLGITAAFNSVNLMSKKPLMLLNPLFFWKVYLSVIFSISFLLLVAFVPKIALVFNGYEKFASEPTLIAYGLGLPLIIIPIYTIKKLILYKKQISEANHKITHFELILRPKQSKLNRK, encoded by the coding sequence ATGCTATTAAAAAACAAAAAAAATCAAAATCAAAGTAATTTGATTGTTGATAAAGAAAAATATTTAGGCACAGATATTCATAAAGGATTAAATATTGAAGAAGCTAAATCTCGGCAAGAAATTTTTGGAAAAAATGAGATAGCAGCGCCTAAGAAAATTAACCCATTCATTGCCTATATTTCACAATTTAAAGATATTCTAGTTATTATTTTGCTTTTAGCAGCATTATTATCCTACATATTAGCAATTGTTGATGGAGTGCGGGGAAATTGAAATTGATCTGAAAATAATAATCGCTTATTAATTCAATTTATTGAACCGTCAATAATCTTGCTTGTAGTGCTCACGAATTCTGCAGTTGGTGCTGTCCAGGAAATCAAAAGTGCTCAAGCCATTGATGCTTTGAGAAAATTAAGTCCACTACAAACTAAAGTTATTCGAAATGGTAATTTAATTGTTATTGATGCTATTGATGTAGTAGTTGGCGATATTGTACTTGTTGAATCAGGTGATATTATTCCTGCTGATGGTCAACTTTTAAATAGTTCTAATTTAAGTGTAATTGAAAGTTCTCTTACTGGTGAAAGTGAACCAGCACAAAAAGATCATAGTGCAAAAGTTGATATGTCGCTTTCAATGGCAGACCGTAAATTTATGGTTTATTCATCAACAATTGTTGCAACCGGAACTGCTCATTTTATTGTAACCGAAATTGGTAAGCAAACGGAAATTGGTAGAATCTCAAATTTAGTTAATAATCAAAAAGAAACAATGAGTCCACTTCAAATAAAAATTACTAAGTTAGGAAAAATTTTTGGATATGTTGGATTGGGATTGTTTGCTTTAAGTTTACTAGTTCAAATTATTTTTCAAGCAGCATCAGGAAATTCATTTAATAGCACAATTTTTTGAAGCACATCTATCGTTAATGCCATATCGCTAGCGGTTGCTGCAATTCCGGAAGGACTAATTGCTTTCTCATCAATTATTTTAGCAATCGGTGTTCAAAGAATGGCCAAGAAAAAAGCAATCGTAAAAGATTTACTGGCAGTGGAATCACTAGGAAGTTGTGCAATTATTTGTTCTGATAAAACTGGTACATTAACTCAAAATAAAATGTCAATTATTGATTACTATGATGGCAAAAATATTAATTCTGAAAATAAACTAGATAATCAAATTATTAAAAAAATTATTGAATATGGATCACTTTGCTCTGAAGCAAATCTGATTGTTGAAAATAATGAACATAAAATAGCTGGCGATCCTACTGAAATTTCCTTCCTTTATGAACTTGAAAATCAAAATGAAAATAAATATAAATCAGAATTATCACAAAAATATCCACGGTTATTTGTTATTCCATTTGATTCTGATCGTAAATTAATGACAACCATTAATAAAATCGATAATCAAAATGTTGTTATAACTAAAGGTGCGCCCGACATTCTTCTTGCTCAGTGTTCAAATTTAAGTAAAAAAGAGTATGAACAAGCTATTCATGTAAATAACTTATGGTCATCAAAAGCTTATCGAGTTTTAGCAATTGCTTCAAAAGTTATTGATGATAAATCACTTTCTGAGATTAAAGACCAGGATAATCAAAACAATCTTGAATCTAATCTTTCATTCATCGGCTTAGTTGCCATGATTGATCCCCCAAGAGAATCGGCAAAAATGTCAATTCAAGAATGTGTTGCAGCCGGAATTAAACCAATCATGATTACTGGCGACAGTATTAATACTGCTATGGCAATTGCTACTGAACTTGGTATTTACTCAAAGGATCGAGATCTTGCAATTTCTGGTTCTGATCTGGATAAAATTTCAGATGAAGATTTAACGGCAAATATCGAAAAATATTCTGTTTATGCGCGAGTAAAACCTGAAGATAAACTAAGAATAGTTAGCGCCTGACAAAAACGTGATCAAGTTGTTGCCATGACTGGAGATGGTGTAAATGATGCTCCAGCTTTAAAAGCCGCTGATATTGGATGCGCTATGGGAATAACCGGAACTGAAGCTTCAAAACAAGCCGCTAATATGATTTTAGCTGATGATAATTTCTCAACAATTGTTCATGCAGTTGATAACGGGCGAACAATTTATCAAAAAATAAAAAATGTTATCCAAAATCTACTAATTACATCAGTTGCTGAAATTATTCTAGTCTTCTTCGGTTTATTAATTTTTAAAGCAGTTTTTTCAACTCAAGAATGAAAAGCCGCACTAGGAGATCAAGAATTATATATTCTTTCTGCTACACAATTATTATGAATTAATTTATTCACTCACGGAATTCCGGCAATTGCCCTTGGATTACAAGATTCAAAAGAAAATTATATGAATCGCCGCCCAATTTCTAAATATGAATCCATTTTTGCTAAGGGAATGGGCATCAATACTTTATGACAAGGTATATTAATTGGAATACTATCTTTAGTTGCTTATTATTTAGGCGCACTATATGCCCTAAAAAACAATAATGGGCAAAATATTCTACAAGCTGGTTCAACTTTAGCTTTCTTAGTTTTAGGAATTACTGCTGCATTTAATTCAGTAAATTTAATGTCAAAAAAACCACTTATGCTCCTAAATCCACTATTTTTCTGAAAAGTTTATTTATCAGTTATTTTCTCAATCTCATTTTTATTACTTGTTGCTTTTGTCCCTAAAATTGCTTTAGTATTTAATGGTTATGAAAAATTTGCATCTGAACCTACATTAATTGCCTATGGATTAGGATTGCCATTAATTATTATTCCAATCTATACAATTAAGAAATTAATTTTATACAAAAAACAAATTAGTGAAGCTAACCATAAAATTACTCATTTTGAATTAATTCTTAGACCAAAGCAAAGTAAATTAAATCGCAAATAA